The proteins below are encoded in one region of Streptomyces cyanogenus:
- a CDS encoding HAD family hydrolase: MSFPYGLIATDLDGTLLRSDESISRRTRDALAAATAAGASHIVVTGRAVPWTRHILDDLGYEGLAVCGQGAQVYDAGAHRLLTSVTLDRQLAGVALAKIEAEVGPLYLAASRDGLDGEVLVGPGYAVTGKLPATPFTDASDLWTAPLNKIYIQHPTLSDDELADAARRTAGGFVTVAMAGAGIVELLPLGLSKATGLSLAARRLGLKAADTIAFGDMPNDIPMFAWASRGVAMANAHEELKAVADEVTASHEEDGIAVVLERLLG; this comes from the coding sequence GGCGCACCCGTGACGCGCTCGCCGCGGCCACCGCGGCGGGCGCCTCGCACATCGTCGTCACCGGCCGCGCCGTCCCGTGGACCCGGCACATCCTGGACGACCTCGGCTACGAGGGCCTGGCCGTCTGCGGCCAGGGCGCCCAGGTCTACGACGCCGGCGCGCACCGCCTGCTCACCTCGGTCACCCTGGACCGGCAGCTGGCGGGCGTAGCCCTGGCCAAGATCGAGGCCGAGGTGGGGCCGCTGTACCTGGCGGCCAGCCGGGACGGCCTGGACGGCGAGGTGCTGGTGGGCCCGGGGTACGCGGTCACCGGCAAGCTGCCCGCGACCCCGTTCACGGACGCCTCCGACCTGTGGACGGCACCCCTCAACAAGATCTACATCCAGCATCCGACGCTGAGCGACGACGAGCTGGCGGACGCGGCCCGGCGGACGGCAGGCGGCTTCGTCACGGTCGCCATGGCGGGCGCCGGCATCGTCGAGCTGCTGCCGCTCGGCCTGTCCAAGGCCACGGGCCTGTCCCTGGCGGCCCGCCGGCTGGGCCTGAAGGCCGCCGACACGATCGCCTTCGGCGACATGCCCAACGACATCCCGATGTTCGCCTGGGCCTCCCGCGGCGTGGCCATGGCCAACGCCCACGAGGAACTGAAGGCGGTGGCCGACGAGGTCACGGCGTCCCACGAGGAGGACGGCATCGCGGTGGTGCTGGAGCGGTTGCTGGGCTGA